In one Zobellia galactanivorans genomic region, the following are encoded:
- a CDS encoding ABC transporter ATP-binding protein, with product MLTVQNLTKKYLGKTVLNIEQLDIPKGQSFGLVGNNGAGKTTFFSLLLDLIQPTTGHIVNHGMQVDQSEAWKPFTSAFIDESFLIGYLTPEEYFYFIGELRNQNKADVDTLLMNFDDFFHGEILNQKKYLRDLSKGNQKKAGIVASFIGNPDVVILDEPFANLDPTTQIRLKGIIKDLASKQGVTVLVSSHDLIHVTEVCERIVVLNKGEIVKDIETSEATLKELESFFGGSEAPHDEISAL from the coding sequence ATGCTTACCGTACAGAATCTCACCAAGAAGTATCTTGGTAAAACCGTATTGAATATCGAACAGCTTGATATACCCAAAGGACAGAGTTTTGGACTTGTAGGGAACAACGGTGCTGGCAAGACTACTTTTTTCAGCCTTTTATTAGATCTGATCCAACCCACTACGGGACATATAGTAAACCATGGGATGCAAGTAGACCAGAGCGAAGCATGGAAGCCTTTTACCTCGGCTTTTATAGATGAGAGCTTTTTGATCGGTTACCTGACCCCTGAGGAATACTTTTATTTTATCGGCGAATTGCGTAACCAAAATAAGGCCGATGTGGATACGCTATTGATGAATTTTGACGATTTCTTTCACGGCGAGATCCTAAACCAGAAAAAGTACTTGCGCGACCTTTCTAAAGGGAATCAAAAGAAAGCCGGAATCGTCGCCTCGTTTATAGGCAATCCCGATGTGGTAATCTTAGATGAGCCTTTTGCCAATCTCGACCCCACGACCCAAATACGATTAAAAGGTATAATTAAAGACTTGGCATCTAAGCAAGGGGTCACCGTACTGGTCTCTAGCCATGACCTAATCCATGTGACGGAGGTATGCGAACGCATTGTCGTGTTGAACAAAGGGGAAATTGTCAAAGATATAGAGACTTCAGAGGCTACCTTAAAGGAATTGGAGTCGTTTTTTGGGGGAAGCGAAGCTCCGCATGATGAAATATCTGCGCTATGA
- the porW gene encoding type IX secretion system periplasmic lipoprotein PorW/SprE, with protein sequence MKLHIKLILCTVLGGIALNSCSTKKDAFVNRNWHALNTKYNTLYNGNIAFDEGREELNLNYKDDYWEILPIERLEVTEDIKLDSEDNNPNFIIAEEKATKAIQKHSMDIKDVERNPQTDEAFLLLGKARYFDQRYMPALEAFNYIIKKYNYSDKLNEAHIWREKVNIRLENEELAIKNLKRLLKYEQLSDQEYADTRAMIAQAYINEKVLDTAVQNLKIASHYTKKNPEKGRYYYIIGQLYNRLGHKDSANYAFNKVIELNRRSPRVYMINAEIQKLRNTEITSENSEEILEYLTDLQENRENRPFLDKIYRQMAEYYLDRENDSLAVVYFNKSLRATQNEPKLNALNYENLAVYHFDRNEYKLAGAYYDSVVSNLEENTKRYRRTKKKLDNLEDVIKYEDIAHRTDSIISLYNLPLAERTAYFEEHIAKLKAAKEAAAKKEERRLAAGFAQFAKSKGGKENKGKFYFYNLTSLGYGKNDFVQRWGKRTLEDDWRWSDKRRVLPQEVAGNATVSNDSLGTVTDEENFSVDYYLDRVPTDVAVIDSLKGERNFANYQLGLIYKEKFKENLLAAEKLEKVLDADPEERLVLPSKYNLYKIYEEEGSPLLASMKQDILQNHGDSRYAEIILNPRAVLEDDADSPEARYAALYRLYRQQEYLKTITGAEENIEKYTGDPIVPKFEMLKANAIGRLNGFKAFEEALNYVALTYPNNPEGKKAETMVAEQLPKLAVKEFSTELGSTGTGNWKVVFPFRRSNDEIAKRVKKELEDAIIDLRYKNKVSKDIYTLEDQFVVVHGFKSKDYALGFAELIKFNKDYRIENENFVILSTNYKIIQVHKNLQEYKSQILTPKP encoded by the coding sequence ATGAAACTTCACATTAAACTCATCTTATGTACGGTTCTAGGAGGTATCGCGTTAAATTCGTGTTCCACCAAAAAAGACGCGTTCGTGAACCGAAATTGGCACGCGCTCAATACCAAGTACAACACCTTGTACAATGGCAATATTGCCTTTGATGAAGGTAGGGAAGAACTCAACCTGAACTATAAAGATGACTATTGGGAAATACTTCCTATTGAACGTTTGGAGGTTACCGAAGATATCAAGTTAGATTCCGAAGATAACAACCCCAACTTTATCATTGCCGAAGAAAAGGCGACCAAGGCCATACAAAAGCACAGTATGGATATTAAGGATGTGGAGCGCAACCCACAAACCGACGAGGCCTTTTTACTTTTGGGCAAGGCGCGTTATTTTGATCAACGCTATATGCCGGCACTTGAGGCCTTCAACTACATTATAAAGAAATACAACTACAGTGATAAACTGAACGAGGCCCATATCTGGCGCGAGAAGGTCAACATTCGCCTCGAAAACGAGGAACTGGCCATTAAAAACCTAAAGCGGCTTTTGAAATATGAACAGCTCAGCGACCAAGAATATGCCGATACACGGGCTATGATCGCCCAAGCCTACATCAATGAAAAGGTACTTGACACTGCCGTTCAAAACTTAAAGATCGCATCGCACTACACTAAGAAAAACCCAGAAAAAGGGCGTTATTACTACATTATAGGACAATTGTACAATCGGTTGGGCCATAAAGACAGTGCCAATTACGCATTCAATAAGGTAATTGAGCTAAACCGTAGGTCACCAAGGGTCTATATGATCAATGCCGAAATACAGAAGTTGAGAAATACCGAAATTACTTCGGAGAACAGCGAGGAAATATTGGAATACCTGACCGACCTTCAGGAAAATCGTGAGAACCGCCCGTTCTTGGATAAAATTTATCGCCAGATGGCGGAGTACTACCTCGATCGTGAAAACGATAGTTTGGCCGTAGTCTATTTCAACAAGTCGCTACGCGCCACACAGAACGAACCGAAGTTGAACGCGCTCAATTACGAAAACCTGGCCGTCTACCACTTTGATAGAAACGAATATAAATTGGCGGGGGCCTACTACGACAGTGTCGTTAGTAATTTAGAGGAAAACACAAAAAGATATAGGAGGACCAAGAAAAAGCTCGATAACCTTGAAGACGTTATCAAGTATGAGGATATTGCACATCGTACCGACAGTATCATAAGCTTGTACAACCTTCCCCTAGCCGAGCGTACGGCTTATTTTGAAGAGCATATCGCGAAGCTCAAGGCGGCAAAAGAGGCTGCGGCCAAGAAAGAGGAAAGAAGATTGGCGGCCGGTTTTGCCCAGTTTGCAAAGAGCAAAGGCGGAAAAGAGAACAAGGGAAAATTCTATTTCTACAACCTGACCAGTTTGGGCTATGGTAAAAACGACTTTGTTCAGAGATGGGGCAAGAGAACGCTTGAAGACGACTGGCGTTGGAGCGATAAAAGACGAGTCTTGCCACAAGAAGTAGCGGGTAATGCCACGGTTTCGAACGATAGTTTGGGAACGGTTACCGATGAGGAAAACTTTTCTGTGGACTATTATTTGGACCGAGTGCCTACGGATGTAGCAGTGATAGATAGTCTTAAGGGCGAACGAAATTTTGCCAATTATCAACTCGGATTGATCTACAAGGAGAAGTTCAAGGAAAATCTATTGGCGGCCGAAAAACTCGAAAAGGTTTTGGATGCCGATCCTGAGGAGCGTTTAGTGCTTCCTTCCAAATACAACCTGTATAAGATATACGAAGAAGAGGGGAGTCCGCTTTTGGCCTCCATGAAACAAGATATTCTCCAAAACCATGGTGATTCGCGCTATGCCGAAATCATATTAAACCCGAGAGCGGTGCTCGAAGACGATGCCGATAGCCCAGAGGCACGTTATGCGGCCCTATATCGCCTATATCGACAGCAAGAATACTTGAAGACCATTACGGGAGCCGAAGAGAATATAGAAAAGTACACGGGAGACCCCATAGTTCCCAAGTTCGAAATGTTGAAGGCCAACGCCATCGGAAGGCTTAACGGTTTTAAGGCGTTTGAAGAGGCCCTCAACTATGTGGCATTGACCTATCCTAACAATCCGGAAGGGAAAAAAGCGGAGACCATGGTAGCCGAACAACTTCCTAAACTAGCGGTAAAGGAATTTTCTACCGAACTAGGTTCAACCGGAACGGGTAATTGGAAAGTGGTATTTCCCTTTAGAAGAAGTAATGATGAAATAGCCAAAAGGGTAAAGAAAGAATTAGAAGACGCCATTATCGATTTGAGGTACAAGAACAAGGTTTCAAAAGATATTTATACTTTAGAAGACCAATTCGTCGTCGTACATGGCTTTAAATCTAAAGATTACGCCCTCGGTTTTGCCGAGCTTATAAAATTTAACAAGGATTACCGTATTGAGAATGAGAATTTTGTAATTTTATCTACCAATTATAAAATTATTCAAGTACATAAAAACTTACAAGAGTATAAAAGTCAAATTTTAACCCCAAAACCATAA
- a CDS encoding bactofilin family protein, translated as MFSDNKKPRTMNEIGAQPNRISKHTKIKGDIESEADFRIDGKLDGNVKTTGKVVIGKDGYIHGKVECVNADIEGSFNGELLVSDLLSLKSSAVIEGTVSVTKLAVEPGATFNASCTMKGKGGSLNSSTSSGFKSPLSKNNEAAKAS; from the coding sequence ATGTTTTCTGATAACAAAAAACCAAGAACTATGAACGAAATAGGCGCACAACCCAATAGGATCTCCAAGCACACAAAAATTAAAGGGGATATCGAATCTGAAGCTGATTTTAGAATTGACGGTAAATTAGACGGCAACGTAAAGACAACAGGTAAGGTTGTTATTGGTAAAGATGGCTACATCCATGGTAAGGTAGAGTGTGTCAATGCCGACATAGAGGGAAGCTTCAACGGAGAGCTTTTGGTGTCGGACCTATTGTCGCTTAAGTCTTCGGCAGTAATAGAAGGTACAGTGTCGGTAACCAAGTTGGCGGTAGAGCCCGGTGCTACTTTTAACGCGTCTTGTACCATGAAAGGTAAAGGGGGGAGCTTGAACAGTAGTACTTCCTCTGGGTTTAAGTCGCCGCTAAGCAAAAACAATGAAGCAGCAAAAGCCTCGTGA
- a CDS encoding AtpZ/AtpI family protein: MKQQKPRDNSNLIRTAAGFSGIAIQMGATIYLGNLLGAWLDVKFEKTFLEDTITLLAVFLSMYIVIKKVMTLNK, encoded by the coding sequence ATGAAGCAGCAAAAGCCTCGTGATAATTCCAATTTAATACGAACAGCGGCCGGTTTTTCGGGCATTGCCATACAAATGGGGGCAACCATCTATTTAGGCAATCTTTTGGGGGCCTGGTTAGATGTAAAGTTTGAAAAAACGTTTTTAGAAGATACAATTACTTTACTTGCCGTATTTTTGTCGATGTATATCGTCATCAAAAAAGTGATGACATTAAATAAGTAG
- a CDS encoding DUF6168 family protein codes for MGTASFFLHQFLLADDNSGFNTLLQKAYIFHFIFSLSVIIAFRLLSKSEKIFVQLGFVYIGLLVFKIAAYTAMCYPQLMGDEHLPRFYRASLLIPVFVFLCLEVFFVSKILQRE; via the coding sequence GTGGGCACGGCTTCTTTTTTTCTTCATCAATTTTTATTGGCAGATGACAATTCGGGTTTCAATACCCTGCTTCAAAAAGCCTATATTTTTCATTTCATTTTCTCTTTATCGGTGATTATAGCCTTTCGTCTACTCTCCAAAAGCGAAAAAATCTTCGTTCAATTGGGTTTTGTTTATATCGGCCTTTTGGTTTTTAAAATTGCCGCATATACTGCAATGTGCTACCCGCAACTGATGGGAGATGAGCATTTACCCAGATTTTATAGAGCTTCACTTTTGATTCCAGTGTTTGTTTTTTTGTGCCTAGAGGTCTTTTTTGTTTCAAAAATTTTGCAACGCGAATAG